The Microbacterium sp. KUDC0406 genome includes a window with the following:
- the rlmB gene encoding 23S rRNA (guanosine(2251)-2'-O)-methyltransferase RlmB, which produces MAKPSRPGAGNSKKKGASKGTGGHSRKALEGRGPTPKAEDRAWHVAGKRKAAAERYAAAGGKGRPGQKPQGGNMNRQGRAKPADDTETVTGRNSVLEALRTKIPAATLYIAQRVEMDDRVKEMLAIARHREIPMLEVTRQELDRMAGFDGVHQGVALKVPPYEYAHPQDLLEQVIDRGETPLFVALDGITDPRNLGAIIRSTAAFGGHGIILPQRRSASVNSAAWKTSAGAAARLPVALASNLTTQLKEFKKQGVFVLGLDGGGDVALPALELADRPVVIVVGSEGKGLSRLVTETCDQVVSIPISAATESLNAGIAASVALYQVATLRGA; this is translated from the coding sequence ATGGCTAAGCCGAGTCGCCCGGGAGCGGGCAACAGCAAGAAGAAGGGCGCCTCGAAGGGCACCGGCGGTCACAGCCGCAAGGCCCTGGAAGGGCGGGGGCCGACCCCGAAGGCCGAGGACCGCGCCTGGCACGTCGCCGGCAAGCGCAAGGCCGCTGCCGAGCGCTATGCCGCAGCCGGCGGCAAGGGCCGGCCCGGGCAGAAGCCGCAGGGCGGCAACATGAACCGTCAGGGCAGGGCGAAGCCGGCCGACGACACCGAGACCGTCACCGGGCGCAACTCCGTGCTCGAGGCGCTGCGCACGAAGATCCCGGCGGCCACGCTGTACATCGCGCAGCGCGTCGAGATGGACGACCGTGTCAAGGAGATGCTGGCGATCGCGCGACACCGTGAGATCCCGATGCTCGAGGTCACCCGGCAGGAGCTCGACCGCATGGCCGGCTTCGACGGCGTGCACCAGGGTGTCGCGCTGAAGGTGCCGCCGTACGAGTACGCGCACCCGCAGGACCTGCTCGAGCAGGTCATCGACCGCGGCGAGACTCCGCTGTTCGTGGCGCTGGACGGCATCACGGATCCGCGCAACCTCGGTGCGATCATCCGCTCCACCGCCGCCTTCGGCGGGCACGGCATCATCCTGCCGCAGCGCCGTTCCGCGAGCGTGAACTCGGCGGCGTGGAAGACCAGCGCCGGCGCGGCCGCGCGGCTGCCCGTCGCCCTGGCGTCGAACCTGACCACGCAGCTCAAGGAGTTCAAGAAGCAGGGCGTGTTCGTGCTGGGTCTGGACGGAGGGGGAGACGTGGCGCTGCCCGCGCTCGAGCTCGCCGACCGACCGGTCGTGATCGTCGTCGGCTCCGAGGGCAAGGGCCTTTCACGCCTGGTCACCGAGACGTGCGATCAGGTCGTGTCGATCCCGATCTCGGCGGCCACCGAGTCGCTGAACGCCGGCATCGCGGCATCCGTCGCGCTCTACCAGGTCGCCACGCTGCGCGGGGCTTGA
- a CDS encoding DsbA family protein, producing the protein MSSDETPNVPTATSSREAVREKAQQVHSRQRRARAMRRIIIGLVAIVAVGAVGTAVTWAVTSSVSKPTLSPAGMDGDGVTVREVTVTSPQAAPAETPTPDPSEAGATASATPTPEPTPIEGAVDVHIYVDYLSPDAGEFERANARQLTGWITEGAVNVTYHPVSLLTASSNGTKYSLRAAAASACVASHAPDFFYAYNHELLVDQPKVDSDGRTDVELADLAGAVGIDNAEQVRSCIEDGDYLTWAKDATTRALEGPLPGSKKLKLNAAPMVVVNGETYVGAMDDPAEFSQFVMTVASDAYYGESTPTPSPTTAPTPTTPAK; encoded by the coding sequence ATGTCGAGCGACGAAACGCCGAACGTCCCCACCGCGACCTCATCACGTGAGGCGGTGCGGGAGAAGGCTCAGCAGGTGCATTCCCGTCAGCGTCGGGCGCGCGCGATGCGACGGATCATCATCGGCCTCGTCGCGATCGTCGCCGTCGGCGCCGTGGGCACGGCCGTCACCTGGGCGGTCACCTCCTCGGTCTCCAAGCCCACGCTGAGCCCGGCCGGCATGGACGGCGATGGAGTCACCGTGCGCGAGGTCACCGTCACCTCGCCGCAGGCCGCGCCGGCGGAGACCCCGACCCCCGACCCGAGCGAAGCGGGTGCGACCGCCTCGGCCACGCCGACGCCCGAGCCGACGCCCATCGAGGGCGCGGTCGACGTCCACATCTACGTCGACTACCTCTCGCCCGACGCGGGCGAGTTCGAGCGGGCCAACGCGCGCCAGCTCACGGGATGGATCACCGAGGGCGCGGTCAACGTCACCTACCACCCGGTCTCGCTGCTGACCGCGAGCTCGAACGGCACGAAGTACTCGCTGCGCGCCGCCGCGGCATCCGCCTGCGTCGCCAGCCACGCGCCGGACTTCTTCTACGCGTACAACCACGAGCTGCTCGTCGATCAGCCCAAGGTCGACAGCGACGGCCGCACGGACGTCGAGCTCGCCGACCTCGCCGGCGCCGTGGGGATCGACAACGCCGAGCAGGTGCGCTCCTGCATCGAGGACGGCGACTACCTGACCTGGGCGAAGGATGCCACGACGCGTGCGCTCGAGGGTCCGCTCCCCGGGTCCAAGAAGCTCAAGCTGAACGCGGCGCCGATGGTCGTGGTCAACGGCGAGACGTACGTCGGCGCGATGGACGACCCGGCGGAGTTCTCGCAGTTCGTGATGACGGTCGCCAGCGACGCCTACTACGGCGAGTCGACGCCGACCCCCTCGCCGACGACCGCCCCGACGCCGACCACGCCGGCGAAGTGA
- a CDS encoding ABC transporter ATP-binding protein has translation MATVTFDDATRLYPGGTRPAVDKLNIEIADGEFLVLVGPSGCGKSTSLRMLAGLEEVNAGRILIGDRDVTDVPPKDRDIAMVFQNYALYPHMTVAENMGFALKIAGIGKEERAARVLEAAKLLDLEEYLTRKPKALSGGQRQRVAMGRAIVRQPQVFLMDEPLSNLDAKLRVQTRTQIASLQRRLGVTTVYVTHDQTEALTMGDRIAVLKDGLLQQVGTPRDLYEKPNNVFVAGFIGSPAMNLFTADLADGGVQFGTEVVPLDRDTVGRATGSQVTVGVRPEDITVGPADGKGIAVTVDLVEELGADGYLYGHTELNGKRTDIVARVDGRNHPNAGETVTLAANPGHIHAFDLETGDRLNDKPVISAS, from the coding sequence ATGGCAACCGTGACCTTTGACGACGCCACTCGCCTCTATCCCGGAGGCACGCGCCCCGCGGTCGACAAGCTGAACATCGAGATCGCCGATGGCGAGTTCCTCGTTCTCGTCGGCCCCTCCGGTTGCGGAAAGTCCACGTCGCTGCGCATGCTCGCCGGCCTCGAAGAGGTCAACGCCGGCCGCATCCTCATCGGCGACCGCGACGTCACCGACGTGCCGCCGAAGGACCGCGACATCGCGATGGTGTTCCAGAACTACGCGCTGTACCCGCACATGACCGTCGCCGAGAACATGGGCTTCGCCCTGAAGATCGCCGGCATCGGCAAGGAGGAGCGCGCAGCCCGCGTCCTCGAGGCCGCCAAGCTGCTCGACCTCGAGGAGTACCTGACCCGCAAGCCGAAGGCCCTCTCGGGTGGTCAGCGTCAGCGCGTCGCCATGGGCCGCGCGATCGTCCGTCAGCCGCAGGTGTTCCTCATGGACGAGCCGCTGTCGAACCTCGACGCCAAGCTCCGCGTGCAGACCCGCACCCAGATCGCCTCGCTGCAGCGCCGCCTCGGCGTCACCACGGTCTACGTCACGCACGACCAGACCGAGGCCCTCACCATGGGCGACCGCATCGCAGTGCTCAAGGACGGCCTGCTGCAGCAGGTCGGCACGCCGCGCGACCTGTACGAGAAGCCGAACAACGTGTTCGTCGCCGGCTTCATCGGCTCGCCCGCGATGAACCTGTTCACCGCTGACCTCGCCGACGGCGGCGTGCAGTTCGGCACCGAGGTCGTGCCGCTCGACCGCGACACCGTCGGTCGAGCGACCGGCAGCCAGGTCACCGTCGGCGTCCGTCCCGAGGACATCACCGTCGGCCCCGCCGACGGCAAGGGCATCGCCGTCACCGTCGACCTCGTCGAAGAGCTGGGTGCGGACGGCTACCTGTACGGTCACACCGAGCTCAACGGCAAGCGCACCGACATCGTCGCTCGCGTCGACGGCCGCAACCACCCGAACGCGGGTGAGACCGTCACGCTGGCCGCGAACCCCGGTCACATCCACGCCTTCGACCTCGAGACCGGCGACCGCCTGAACGACAAGCCGGTCATCTCGGCGTCGTAA
- a CDS encoding NAD(P)-dependent oxidoreductase — protein MARIIVVGGTGYAGAHIVREAVTRGHDVVAIARNTPDAPIEGATYVQGSALDVNGLGDVFDGADAVVSAISPRGDMTDKALDALAALAAKLTGTSTRLGVVGGAGGSLVAAGGPRLFDQGFPAEYKHEAQVGIDGLAMLQDTDAGLDWFFVHPAEVFGPWAEGERTGAYRDGGDVLVRAEDGTSTISGADFAVAIVDEIETPKHRRERFTVGY, from the coding sequence ATGGCCCGCATCATCGTCGTCGGAGGAACCGGATACGCCGGAGCGCACATCGTCCGCGAGGCGGTGACCCGGGGACATGACGTCGTCGCCATCGCGCGGAACACACCGGACGCTCCGATCGAGGGCGCGACGTACGTGCAGGGCTCCGCGCTCGACGTGAACGGACTCGGCGACGTCTTCGACGGTGCGGATGCCGTGGTCTCGGCGATCTCGCCGCGAGGGGACATGACCGACAAGGCGCTCGACGCGCTGGCGGCACTCGCGGCGAAGCTGACCGGCACGTCGACCCGACTCGGCGTCGTCGGCGGTGCCGGCGGCAGCCTGGTCGCTGCCGGCGGTCCGCGTCTGTTCGATCAGGGTTTCCCCGCGGAGTACAAGCACGAGGCGCAGGTCGGCATCGACGGGCTCGCCATGCTGCAGGACACGGATGCCGGTCTGGACTGGTTCTTCGTGCACCCGGCCGAGGTGTTCGGCCCGTGGGCCGAGGGCGAGCGCACCGGTGCCTACCGCGATGGCGGGGACGTGCTCGTGCGCGCCGAGGACGGCACCTCGACGATCTCCGGCGCCGACTTCGCTGTGGCGATCGTCGACGAGATCGAGACGCCGAAGCACCGTCGCGAGCGCTTCACCGTCGGGTACTGA
- the cysS gene encoding cysteine--tRNA ligase: MTLRLYDTRAQQLRDFVPLDSENVTMYVCGPTVQSGPHIGHVRGALSFDILRRWLGRRYGRVTLVRNVTDIDDKILVNGTDAEPWWALAYRMEKEFTAAYEAVGILPPTYEPRATGFIPQMHELIERLIERGHAYPAPDGSGDVYFDVRSWPDYGDLTHQSPDAMEPQEDWVPEPVEGPRGKRAPQDFALWKGAKPGEPADATWDSPWGPGRPGWHIECSAMSRRYLGAEFDIHGGGLDLRFPHHENELAQSTAAGDGFARYWVHNGLVTVDGQKMSKSVGNFTLAADVLAKHDPLVVRYALAAAHYRSSLDLSDSSFAEAEAALGRIRTFLATMSRVADPELVPTLPAAFAAALDDDLNVPRALAVLHETIRAGNSAYDWSGDPSTELEHFVADVLGMTTVLGINPLSPEWQTGSTGAEASALDALVRTMIDQRAQARADKDWTSADRIRDAIAAAGITLEDTPDGTHWSIDG, from the coding sequence GTGACTCTCCGCCTGTACGACACCCGCGCTCAGCAGCTGCGCGACTTCGTCCCTCTCGACTCCGAGAACGTGACGATGTACGTCTGCGGGCCGACCGTGCAGTCCGGGCCCCACATCGGGCATGTCCGGGGAGCGCTGAGCTTCGACATCCTGCGCCGCTGGCTCGGCCGGCGGTACGGGAGGGTCACGCTGGTGCGCAACGTCACCGACATCGACGACAAGATCCTCGTGAACGGCACGGATGCCGAGCCGTGGTGGGCGCTGGCCTACCGCATGGAGAAGGAGTTCACGGCGGCGTACGAGGCCGTCGGCATCCTTCCGCCGACGTACGAACCCCGGGCGACCGGGTTCATCCCGCAGATGCACGAGCTCATCGAGCGGCTCATCGAACGCGGGCACGCCTACCCGGCGCCGGACGGATCCGGCGACGTCTACTTCGACGTGCGCTCCTGGCCCGACTACGGCGACCTGACCCATCAGTCTCCGGATGCCATGGAACCACAGGAAGACTGGGTCCCTGAGCCTGTCGAAGGGCCGCGCGGCAAGCGCGCGCCGCAGGACTTCGCACTGTGGAAGGGCGCCAAGCCGGGAGAGCCTGCGGACGCCACCTGGGACTCGCCCTGGGGTCCGGGGCGCCCGGGATGGCACATCGAGTGCTCGGCGATGTCGCGGCGCTATCTCGGCGCCGAGTTCGACATCCACGGCGGCGGTCTCGACCTGCGCTTCCCGCACCACGAGAACGAGCTCGCGCAGTCCACCGCGGCCGGCGACGGCTTCGCGCGGTACTGGGTGCACAACGGCCTGGTCACGGTCGACGGTCAGAAGATGTCGAAGTCGGTCGGCAACTTCACGCTGGCCGCGGACGTGCTCGCGAAGCACGACCCGCTGGTGGTGCGCTACGCACTCGCCGCCGCGCATTACCGGTCGAGTCTCGATCTCAGCGACTCGTCCTTCGCTGAGGCCGAGGCGGCACTCGGACGCATCAGGACGTTCCTCGCGACAATGTCGCGGGTGGCCGATCCGGAGCTTGTGCCCACGCTGCCCGCCGCGTTCGCTGCGGCGTTGGATGATGACCTGAACGTTCCACGGGCACTCGCGGTTCTTCACGAGACGATCCGCGCTGGCAACAGCGCGTATGACTGGTCAGGAGATCCGAGCACTGAGCTGGAGCACTTCGTGGCCGATGTTCTCGGTATGACCACCGTGCTGGGCATCAACCCGCTCTCGCCCGAGTGGCAGACCGGAAGCACCGGCGCCGAGGCATCCGCCCTGGATGCCCTGGTGCGCACGATGATCGACCAGCGCGCGCAGGCGCGCGCTGACAAGGACTGGACCTCGGCCGATCGCATCCGCGATGCGATCGCCGCCGCAGGCATCACTCTGGAGGACACTCCGGACGGAACGCATTGGAGCATCGATGGCTAA
- a CDS encoding DUF4032 domain-containing protein, producing the protein MAETGRLSSTLRITASTVDPGLLSLPWSTPLGKWPSEHIVSLPKGLSRHLVRFADLSGRVVAVKETTAQMAQREYEMLGSLSRLDVPCVSRVAVIAGRQDADGRELPAALVTSHLKFSMPYRALFTRVLRPDTATRLVDALALLLVRLHNVGFYWGDVSLSNTLFRRDAGAFAAYLVDAETGELHEEGLTDGQRSYDLDIARTNIAGEILDLAAGGRLENGVDAVAIADGIVSSYRALWAALTAEESFSANETWRITERVERLNALGFDIDEMSMKTTADGAVVHIQPKVVDAGHHQRRLIRLTGLDVEENQARRLLNDLDEFRARSTKQWADEEMYAHEWLTRVFEPVVRAIPYDLRAKLEPAEVFHQVLEHRWYLSQAQGRSVPIAEVLTSYINEVLRHRRDEATIMGPPTETMSLPVITGAVDVSDDTGEVDWRDLV; encoded by the coding sequence ATGGCCGAGACCGGACGCCTTTCCAGCACCCTGCGCATCACCGCCAGCACGGTCGACCCCGGCCTGCTGTCGCTGCCCTGGTCGACGCCGCTGGGCAAGTGGCCGAGCGAGCACATCGTGTCGCTGCCGAAGGGCCTGTCGCGTCACCTGGTGCGCTTCGCGGACCTGTCCGGACGCGTGGTCGCCGTCAAGGAGACCACGGCGCAGATGGCGCAGCGCGAGTACGAGATGCTCGGCAGCCTGTCCCGTCTCGACGTGCCCTGCGTGAGCCGGGTCGCGGTGATCGCGGGCAGGCAGGATGCCGACGGCAGAGAGCTGCCCGCCGCCCTGGTGACCTCGCATCTGAAGTTCTCGATGCCGTACCGCGCGCTGTTCACCCGGGTGCTGCGTCCTGACACCGCCACGCGGCTGGTCGACGCCCTCGCGCTGCTCCTGGTGCGCCTGCACAACGTCGGGTTCTACTGGGGCGACGTGTCGCTGTCGAACACGCTCTTCCGGCGGGATGCGGGCGCGTTCGCCGCATACCTCGTGGATGCTGAGACCGGCGAGCTGCATGAGGAGGGCCTGACCGACGGCCAGCGCTCCTACGACCTGGACATCGCCCGCACGAACATCGCCGGGGAGATCCTCGACCTCGCCGCCGGCGGACGGCTCGAGAACGGCGTCGACGCGGTGGCGATCGCCGACGGCATCGTCTCGTCGTACCGCGCGCTGTGGGCGGCGCTGACCGCCGAGGAGTCGTTCTCGGCGAACGAGACGTGGCGCATCACCGAGCGCGTCGAGCGTCTCAACGCTCTCGGGTTCGACATCGATGAGATGTCGATGAAGACCACCGCCGACGGCGCTGTCGTGCACATCCAGCCGAAGGTGGTGGACGCGGGGCACCATCAGCGCCGCCTCATCCGGCTGACCGGCCTCGACGTCGAGGAGAATCAGGCGCGCCGGCTGCTGAACGACCTGGACGAGTTCCGCGCCCGCTCGACCAAGCAGTGGGCCGACGAGGAGATGTATGCCCACGAGTGGCTCACCCGCGTGTTCGAGCCCGTCGTCCGCGCCATCCCCTACGACCTGCGCGCCAAACTCGAACCTGCGGAGGTGTTCCACCAGGTGCTCGAGCACCGCTGGTACCTGTCGCAGGCGCAGGGCCGCTCGGTGCCGATCGCCGAGGTTCTGACGAGCTACATCAATGAGGTGCTGCGGCACCGTCGCGACGAGGCCACCATCATGGGCCCGCCGACCGAGACGATGAGCCTGCCGGTCATCACCGGCGCCGTGGACGTGTCCGACGACACCGGTGAGGTCGACTGGCGCGACCTGGTCTGA
- the ispD gene encoding 2-C-methyl-D-erythritol 4-phosphate cytidylyltransferase, with protein MTLQPVPDTAIIVVAAGSGTRLGADAPKALVGIDERTILRHALDGVFSAAPMQVVVVAPAGYEGVAETVLHAAAGDRADLGRVVTGGDTRQGSVARGLAALWGDVSTVLVHDAARALTPAALIDAVARAVRDGGADAGVIPALPVVDTLKRVEAADVVDAVDRSALASAQTPQGFRREPLEAAYAVALAAGAEYTDDAALYAAAGHPVRHIPGSERAFKITVPADLERARHLLAGAPAARTPPPPSSSGLPRIGVGTDVHAFGGEGNLWLAGLEWPGEQPLSGHSDGDAVAHAIVDALLAAAGLGDIGEHFGTAHPEYAGAHADVFLARTRELLGAAGFVIGNVSVQFQGNRPRFSPRRAEAERALSAALGGAPVAVAATTTDGLGFPGRGEGVAVTAVALVVPYPGR; from the coding sequence GTGACACTGCAGCCGGTACCGGACACCGCGATCATCGTCGTCGCCGCAGGCTCGGGAACCCGCCTGGGCGCCGACGCGCCCAAGGCCCTGGTCGGCATCGATGAGCGCACCATCCTGCGCCATGCCCTCGACGGCGTCTTCTCCGCCGCACCCATGCAGGTCGTCGTCGTCGCCCCCGCCGGATACGAGGGGGTGGCTGAGACGGTGCTGCACGCAGCGGCCGGCGACCGCGCAGACCTGGGGCGTGTGGTGACCGGCGGCGACACACGACAGGGCTCCGTCGCCCGCGGACTCGCCGCGCTGTGGGGCGATGTGAGCACCGTGCTCGTGCACGACGCGGCGAGGGCGCTCACGCCCGCAGCCCTGATCGACGCCGTCGCGCGGGCCGTGCGGGACGGCGGGGCGGATGCCGGCGTCATCCCGGCCCTTCCGGTGGTGGACACCCTGAAGCGGGTCGAGGCGGCGGACGTCGTCGACGCGGTGGACCGCAGCGCCCTGGCCTCGGCCCAGACGCCGCAGGGATTCCGCCGTGAGCCGCTCGAGGCCGCCTACGCCGTGGCGCTCGCGGCCGGTGCCGAGTACACCGACGACGCCGCGCTGTACGCCGCGGCAGGGCATCCCGTGCGGCACATCCCCGGTTCGGAACGGGCCTTCAAGATCACCGTGCCGGCTGATCTGGAGCGCGCGCGGCACCTGCTGGCGGGCGCTCCGGCAGCACGGACGCCGCCCCCGCCGTCCTCGTCCGGCCTGCCCCGCATCGGCGTGGGCACCGACGTGCACGCCTTCGGCGGCGAGGGGAACCTCTGGCTCGCCGGGCTCGAATGGCCGGGCGAGCAGCCGCTCTCCGGGCACTCGGACGGCGACGCCGTCGCACACGCGATCGTCGACGCACTGCTCGCGGCTGCCGGACTCGGCGACATCGGCGAGCACTTCGGCACCGCGCATCCGGAATACGCCGGTGCGCACGCCGACGTCTTCCTCGCCCGCACTCGGGAGCTGCTCGGCGCGGCCGGATTCGTGATCGGCAACGTCTCTGTGCAGTTCCAGGGGAACCGGCCGCGGTTCAGCCCGCGCCGCGCAGAGGCGGAGCGGGCGCTGTCCGCCGCGCTCGGCGGCGCGCCGGTGGCCGTGGCCGCCACGACCACCGACGGCCTGGGGTTCCCCGGACGTGGCGAGGGCGTCGCCGTGACCGCCGTTGCGCTGGTGGTCCCGTACCCCGGTCGTTGA
- a CDS encoding SOS response-associated peptidase family protein has translation MAAITQRGKDPDGEWRTCYSIIMRPAPPQIAHIHDRVPLLLPSSLQSDWLTADGSRGLIDEALIAAASLDERIAAVARADDKGGDGMLF, from the coding sequence ATGGCCGCCATCACCCAGCGCGGGAAGGATCCCGACGGTGAGTGGCGCACCTGCTACTCGATCATCATGCGCCCGGCGCCCCCGCAGATCGCGCACATCCACGACCGGGTGCCGCTGCTGCTGCCGTCCTCGCTCCAGAGCGACTGGCTCACGGCCGACGGATCGCGTGGGCTCATCGATGAGGCGCTGATCGCTGCGGCATCCCTCGATGAGCGCATCGCCGCGGTCGCGCGCGCCGACGACAAGGGCGGCGACGGGATGCTGTTCTGA